The window GTCTCAAACAGGCGAGCTGATGGCAATCCCTTTAAAAAAAGTGTAAAGAGGAGATCATAAAGCATGGACAACCAGGAACTCATTGAAAAAATTGCGTTAAACATTGTACAGGGCCGCGTCGAAGCTGAAGATGAAGGCTTTGACGAAGGTTTTGAAGGGCAACCCGCCGTCAAAGAACTGGTGGCTCAGGTCCTTGAAGAAGGCGTCGATCTCAAAGCGGTCGTTATCGACGGCTTGACCAAAGCCATGGAAATCGTCGGAGAAAAATTTGAAAAAGAAGAATATCTCATCCCCGACATGCTGGCTTCGGCCGAATGTGTGGGCGTCGCCATGGATATCATGAGCCCTCACCTGTTGAAAGCCGGTGTGCAAAGCAAGGGGAAATTCGTTATTGCGACCGTGGCCGGAGATCTCCACGATATCGGCAAAAATATCGTAGCCATTATGCTAAAGGGTGCAGCTTATGAGATCATTGACCTGGGGGCGGATGTGCCCACCGCGACAATTGTTGCGGCGGTTAAAGAACATAAGGCCTCCTACCTGGGGCTTTCGGCTTTGTTGACTACCACCATGTGGGTAATGGAAGATGTAATCAACGCCCTCAAAGCTGGTGGGCTTGGCGATCAGGTGAAAGTGCTCATCGGCGGTGCGCCCACATCCAAAAAGTTCGCCGATCAAATCGGTGCCGACGCCCATTGCAAAGATGCCTTCGAGGCCATCGACGTATTAAAGCAAATGGCCACCTAATTCCATTCAACCACAAAGACTGCGAAGGTCACGAAGGAAAATCAAGTTTAAAATCTTCGTGTACTTCGTGCTGAAAAAGTGTTTTACCGTTAAATGAACGGCAATCGCAAACCAGGGGCCCGATAACGGCGCCCGAAAAGGTAGATATCATGGCGGAAATAAAAGCATACTCCCAGGCGGCTAACACCGGAAAATACGACAAGGCATCCGGGTTGCTGGGAAAATACGATAATGTCAGAAGGTTTTGGGAAGATCAGGTCACCAGTATCTTTATGCGCCCGGCGTTGAACGAACTTGTCGAGCGCAAACGAAGACGCCTGGAACGGATTCGTATTCTGGATTTGGGCTGCGGCAGCGGTGACGGTTTTGATCTTATCATGGGTGTTACCACCAAGGATCCGGGCATCTATGAATATATCACCGTTGCGCTCACCGACGATATGCTCAAAGAATACGTAGGGCTGGAAATCAACGAGGATCTGCTGCGGCAGGCCCAGGGCTACTATGGCTCCAATCCCAAGATAAAATTTATTCAGGGCGATCTGTCGAACGGACTGACGCCCGAGATCATAACCAAAGAGGCCCCGTTTGATTTCTATTTTACCTCTTTTGGCACGCTCTCTCACTTTAACAACGAACAGTGCATCAAGATTATAGCGGATGTTTGCAGACACGCTCCAGAGTATGCCCTGTTCATGGGAGACTGGCTGGGACGTTATTCATATGAATGGCAGGACCTGTGGCACCATCCCACAGATCGGGAATACTTCATGGATTACCGCATATCCTACATATATCCTGAGGAAGAACGAGCCAAGGCCGACGTGGCCTCTTTTTCGCTGAAACTGGTCTGCCGGGACGAGGTCATGCATATCATTGAAGCGGCCGCAAGGGAAGCCGGCGTCGACATTAAACCTGTGGTGTTTTTCGATCGATCCCTTTTTATCGGACGTCACCTGGATACTGGCGACTATAACAAAAACTGCCCCAAATTGCGCGGCCCCGTCAATGCGCTTTTCGAAAACTACGTGCGTACGGACCTGGAAAGCCTTCTGGTCGATTATGTGCCCAGGCAGGGTTTTGATCATCTCAACAACTTTTATGAACATTTTTTTATGTCATGCAACGCCCTGGTTCAATATACCATACACCTTTTGCGAAGCTTTGATTGCCAAACAGGCAAGTTTGCAAGTGTTCCCGAGATTCTTCCTTTTTATCCGCAACCGTTGAAAGATGCCATGGATACCATGCGCAGGGTCATAGAGGGCGTGGGCTGGCTGAGCTGGGGAGATGTCAGGGCCAACGTGATCGAATCGGTGCTCGGCTTTTCCTTAAGAAAGCTGGAAATGGAGCTTCAGCCCGGAACCGGCATGGGGCACGGTTTTGTCGGTATATTCGAAATGCGAAAATAAATCATAAGGAGGATTGCACGCATGTGCGGACTTGCGGGAGTATGGGGGCAAGTAGATGTGCCACTGGTCAAAAGTATGATGGAACTGGTCAGTCACCGGGGACCGGATGCAGAAGGTATGTTTGTATCGCCAGATGGTCCGGGGGTTCTAGGGCATCGCCGGCTGAGTATCATGGACCCTAAGGGGGGTGACCAGCCCATTTATAATGAAACAGAGGCCAGGCAGTATAGTGCGTGTAATCCAGAGGCGAAACTCCGATCCCCCGAAGAATGCCACTATCATCGGCTCTTTTTGCAATCCTATGAAAATCCGGAGACTGTGCTTTCAAATGTCGCCCGCTGGGCAGATCGGCCTGTATGGATCACAAACAGCTAGCCCGAATATTTCATGAACTTTTTCGATATAGAATCAATTCTTTTTAAAATTTAATATGTTATTTCTATTTTTAGACATATTGGGGTTAAAGAAATTGCAGCTGGATTAAGATGCTAAAAACAAAAAATAATAGGAGACCGGCATGAGCGGTTTGGTTATTGGTTTCGGCAAACCTGATCCTGTAAAGATCGAAGAAATGTTTTCTAAAATACATTACCGCGGACCTTATCTTGCGGGCGTCTGTAAAAACAAAAAGGTGATCATGGCCCAGAACTATCTGAAAGCCGACTGCCCGCAAGCGCGTCCGGAAAAGGATTCGGTGCCTGTCGCCAATTCAGGGGGTGAAAAAAATTATATTTGTTACGACGGTCAAATGGGCAACATCAACGATCTGGGGAACACCCACGGAATCTCCAACGGTCCTTTCAAAGAAGAGCGGCTGATTTTGCACCTTTTCCAAAAGTATGGTCATAATATGCTCTCGCATTTGGATGATGCTGTTTTCGCTTTTGTGATCTCTGACGGCGAAAATCTGTTTGCAGCTCGAGATCTTTTGGGCATCAAAACACTCTTTTACGGACACAAAGACGGCACCCTTTATCTGGCAACCGAACTCAAAAGTTTGATTACCGTTACCGGTGATGTTTACGAATTTCCCCCCGGGCACTACATGGACAGCAGCAAAAACCTTACCCGTTTTGCCGAGCTTCCCAAGGCCCCGCCGGAAGAGTTGCACACAGATCTCGATCAAATGTTGGAAGATATCCGCAACATCATCCAAAGGAGCCTGCGGTCACGGGTAGATTTTTCCGTGCCGACGGCCGGCTTGCTCAGCGGAGGGATGGACAGCAGTGTCATCAACTTGTTGGCGAGCGATTTTTATCAAGAAGCGTCCGGAAAGAACGCCCGATTAAAAACCTTTGTCTTGGGCGTGGGAGAAAGTGAAGACATTCAAAACGCCCGGTTGCTGGCCCGGCATATCAACTCCGATCACCATGAGCTTATCGTAGATCTTAACGATATTTTAGAGGTGCTTCCGGTGGTCATCTATTATCTGGAGTCTTTTGATCCTTCTCTGGTTCGAAGTTCGGTTTCCAACTATCTTATTTCCAAATACGCCCGGGACCAGGGTGTCGAACTCCTTCTTTCCGGAGAAGGAGGGGACGAAATTTTCTGCGGCTATCTGTACCTTAAGGAATTCCCAGTTGAAGAATTATTCAGACGCCAGATGGAGTGCATCGAGTTTTTACATAATAACGCTTCTTTAAGGCTGGACCGCATGAACCATTGTAATTCCGTGCGCGTGGTTGCGCCGCTGATATCCGGGGAACTCTTTCGTTATACTTTAGCTGTTCCTTCGGAATACAAACAGAAACCGGAAGAAAATCAGAAAATTGAAAAATGGATTTTTCGAAAAGCTTTCGAACACATGCTGCCCGATGCCATCGTATGGCGCCTGAAACAGGAATTTTCTCAAGGCTCCGGTTCGGCGGGTGTTCTTCCGTCATACTTTGAAGAGACGGTCAGCGATGATGCGTTAAAAGCCGCCCAGGCCAATTACCCTATTATCAGGAGCAAAGAGGAGCTGTATTATTTTCAAATCTTTGCCAGGCATTTTGGCAGCGGGCGGGCCGTCGACACGGTCGGACAGTGGATCCGTTTATAGTCATTTTTTACGCTTTTGCCGAGGAGCAGACGGATGATCATCATTGGGGAAAAAATCAACACAAGCCGCAAACGTATTGCCGAAGCCGTGGCAAGCCGGGATGCGGCCGTCATTGCCGCCGTTGCCAGGGAACAGGCCGAGGCCGGCGCCCATTATATTGATGTTAACGCCGGTACGTTTGTGGATCGGGAAACCGAATATCTAGGCTGGCTGGTAAAGACGGTTCAAGCTGCCGTTGATTTGCCCCTATGCCTGGACAGTCCCAGCTCCAAAGCGCTTTTTGAAGCGATCAAGTGTCATCGTGGTGAACCGATGATCAATTCGATTTCTTTAGAAAAAGATCGCTTCGATGCCATGCTGCCCATCGTCACGGCCCAGCCCTGTAAGATCGTTGCTTTGTGCATGGCCGAAACGGTCATGCCTGTTACCGTCGAGGAAAGGGTTCAAGCTGCAGAAAAATTGATCCTCAGGTTGACGGCCGAGGGAGTGGCGCTTGAAAATATTTTTATCGATCCTTTAGTGCAGCCGGTTTCCGTGGACACGCGCATGGGCAATGCCGCCCTTGGTGCTATCGGAAAAATCATGACCGATTTCCCCGGGGTCAACACCATCTGCGGCCTTTCCAATATCTCCTATGGCCTGCCGGAGCGCCGTCTGATCAACAGCACCTTTCTGGGGCTGTGCATGCTCCAGGGATTATCCGCCGCAATCTTGGACCCGACAGACACAGTGCTGATGGCGACCCTGCTGGCGGCGCAAATGCTGCTCGGACGCGATGAATATTGTGAAAAGTATATCGATGCCTATCAGCAAGGTATTCTGGGCACGTAACTATTTTAAACTGAAGGGAGTTTATGATGATTAGTACGGAGATGTTGAAGGAAACGATCGGTAAAGGGAATATCCAGAGTGCCGTAAACTATACCGAAGAGGCTCTCGCTGCCGGGCACCAGGTAAAAGCGATTCTTAATGACGGCCTGATTGCCGCTATGGATGAGGTTGGTGAAAAATTTGCCAAAGGACTGCTGTTTGTACCGCAGATGCTGCGTTCGGCCAAGGCCATGCAGGAATGTATGAAACTGATCAAACCTTACTTACAGGAAGGCGATCTGTTTTCCAAAGGGAAAGTGGTGATCGGAACGGTGCAGCGCGACCTACACGATATCGGTAAAAATTTAGTTGCCATGATGCTTGAAGGCGCCGGATTCGACATTATCGATCTGGGTGTTGATGTTTCTGCCGACAAGTTTGCGAAAAAGGCCCAAGAAATCGAACCGGATATCATTGCCATGTCGGCCTTGCTGTCCACAACCATGCCGAGTATGGGGGAGACCATCGAGGCGCTGCGCCGCGCCAAAATCAGGGATAAGGTCAAGGTGATGATCGGGGGCGCACCGGTTACCGCCAAATTTGCCGAAGATATCGAGGCCGATGTGTATGCTCCCGATGCCGGCTCAGCGGTGATTGCAGCCAAAAAACTGGTTGGCGCCGGATAACCGGACATGCCTCGCACCAAAAGCGATATCTTCGACAAACGTGACGGGCCAGAACCCAAATATTTTTATCACGAAAGCACGAAACAACGATGACACGAAAAAAAATATAGAAATTTCGTGTTTTTCCAAATTTCGTGTTTTCGTGATTATCTTTGAAATATTTGCCGAAAAAAGAACAAAATCAAATTTTATAGAAAGAAAAACAAATTATAAATGCCCAAGGAGGATAACATGGATTGTATGGATGTGCCCACCTTTCGACCGCGGCTGAAGGTTTTAAATCACCAGCAGGCTCTGGCCATCCACACGGCGGCTCTGGAAATTCTTGAAAAAATCGGATTCAAAATGGAACATTCGGGAGCCTTGGAAATGCTGGCTGATGCCGGATGCAGCGTCAGCAACAAGGACTGGGTGCGGATGCCGGCGTTTCTGGCCGAAGAAGCCGTTCGCTCGGCCCCCCGGCAGATTACCCTTTACGATCAGGCCGGCAACAAGGCCATGCCGCTGGTCGACGGGCAAGCGTTTTACGGCACCGGATCCGATGCCACCTTTACCCTGGACCTGGAAACCGGTCAGCGCCGCAGAACCGTATTGGCAGATGTTGCCAGCTTCGCCAAACTGGTGGACGGACTGGAAAACATCGCCTTTGCCATGTCGATGGCCAATCCGGCCGATGTGCCTGTGGAACGTATCTATGTGCATGTTTTTGCCGAAATGGTAAAACATACCAACAAACCGATCGTGTTTATCGCCGACAGCGGCAAAGACATGGCTCGAATATATGATATGGCTTGTCTGGTCGCCGGCGGAGAAGACGCTTTACAACAAAAACCCTTCATTCTCAATTACTCCGAAGCCATCAGCCCGTTGCGTTTTCCTGAAAATGTGATGGAAAAATTGATGTTCTGTGCCCGCAAGCGAATTCCGATTTGTTTTCCCTCCGGTTCCAATGCCGGCGGCGGTGCGCCCGTCACCCTGGCCGGGGCGCTGGCGCTGGGGATTGCTGAAAATTTGGTGGGGCTGGTGGTTCACCAACTCAGCGGCAAAGGGGCGCCGTTTTTATTCGGTCCCAATGTGAGTGCCCTGGATATGAAATCGAGTGTGGTCTGTTACGGCTGTCCCGAATGGAGCCTTACCCAGGCGGCCTTAGCCGACATGCGCGATGAAATTTACGGACTGCCGATCTGGGCCTTTGCCGGAGCTTCGGACGCCAAGGTAATGGATGCCCAGGCCGGTGCCGAGGCCATGTTTTCCATCATTACCGCCCTGCTTGCCAGGGCAAATCTGATTCACGATGTCGGTTTCTTGGAATACGGGAGCACGTCCTCGCTGGAAATGATCACCATGGCCAACGAACTGATTGCCATGAGTCGGTTTTTTACCGGCGGAATACCGGTCAATGAAAATTCATTGGCACTGGATGCCATCAAACGGGTTGCTTGCGGCCCCCCCGGTTCCATTTTTCTAATGGACGACCACACCTTTGAGAATTTCATGCAGTCTCTTTTTCTTCCGAAACTGCTGGATCGCTCTCGATACGATGCCTGGGAAAAAGAAGGCGCCAGTGATCTTTACCGGCGCTGCAATGCGGAGGCCAAACGGATTTTAGCAGAGCACGCGGTTGCGCCCAAGCCCGAGGATGTGCTAAGGACCATCAACGGCGTTGTAAATACCGATTGATAGCGTGTCCGTAACT of the Candidatus Desulfatibia profunda genome contains:
- a CDS encoding corrinoid protein, translated to MDNQELIEKIALNIVQGRVEAEDEGFDEGFEGQPAVKELVAQVLEEGVDLKAVVIDGLTKAMEIVGEKFEKEEYLIPDMLASAECVGVAMDIMSPHLLKAGVQSKGKFVIATVAGDLHDIGKNIVAIMLKGAAYEIIDLGADVPTATIVAAVKEHKASYLGLSALLTTTMWVMEDVINALKAGGLGDQVKVLIGGAPTSKKFADQIGADAHCKDAFEAIDVLKQMAT
- a CDS encoding class I SAM-dependent methyltransferase, with product MAEIKAYSQAANTGKYDKASGLLGKYDNVRRFWEDQVTSIFMRPALNELVERKRRRLERIRILDLGCGSGDGFDLIMGVTTKDPGIYEYITVALTDDMLKEYVGLEINEDLLRQAQGYYGSNPKIKFIQGDLSNGLTPEIITKEAPFDFYFTSFGTLSHFNNEQCIKIIADVCRHAPEYALFMGDWLGRYSYEWQDLWHHPTDREYFMDYRISYIYPEEERAKADVASFSLKLVCRDEVMHIIEAAAREAGVDIKPVVFFDRSLFIGRHLDTGDYNKNCPKLRGPVNALFENYVRTDLESLLVDYVPRQGFDHLNNFYEHFFMSCNALVQYTIHLLRSFDCQTGKFASVPEILPFYPQPLKDAMDTMRRVIEGVGWLSWGDVRANVIESVLGFSLRKLEMELQPGTGMGHGFVGIFEMRK
- a CDS encoding dihydropteroate synthase, yielding MIIIGEKINTSRKRIAEAVASRDAAVIAAVAREQAEAGAHYIDVNAGTFVDRETEYLGWLVKTVQAAVDLPLCLDSPSSKALFEAIKCHRGEPMINSISLEKDRFDAMLPIVTAQPCKIVALCMAETVMPVTVEERVQAAEKLILRLTAEGVALENIFIDPLVQPVSVDTRMGNAALGAIGKIMTDFPGVNTICGLSNISYGLPERRLINSTFLGLCMLQGLSAAILDPTDTVLMATLLAAQMLLGRDEYCEKYIDAYQQGILGT
- a CDS encoding corrinoid protein is translated as MMISTEMLKETIGKGNIQSAVNYTEEALAAGHQVKAILNDGLIAAMDEVGEKFAKGLLFVPQMLRSAKAMQECMKLIKPYLQEGDLFSKGKVVIGTVQRDLHDIGKNLVAMMLEGAGFDIIDLGVDVSADKFAKKAQEIEPDIIAMSALLSTTMPSMGETIEALRRAKIRDKVKVMIGGAPVTAKFAEDIEADVYAPDAGSAVIAAKKLVGAG
- a CDS encoding trimethylamine methyltransferase family protein; this translates as MDCMDVPTFRPRLKVLNHQQALAIHTAALEILEKIGFKMEHSGALEMLADAGCSVSNKDWVRMPAFLAEEAVRSAPRQITLYDQAGNKAMPLVDGQAFYGTGSDATFTLDLETGQRRRTVLADVASFAKLVDGLENIAFAMSMANPADVPVERIYVHVFAEMVKHTNKPIVFIADSGKDMARIYDMACLVAGGEDALQQKPFILNYSEAISPLRFPENVMEKLMFCARKRIPICFPSGSNAGGGAPVTLAGALALGIAENLVGLVVHQLSGKGAPFLFGPNVSALDMKSSVVCYGCPEWSLTQAALADMRDEIYGLPIWAFAGASDAKVMDAQAGAEAMFSIITALLARANLIHDVGFLEYGSTSSLEMITMANELIAMSRFFTGGIPVNENSLALDAIKRVACGPPGSIFLMDDHTFENFMQSLFLPKLLDRSRYDAWEKEGASDLYRRCNAEAKRILAEHAVAPKPEDVLRTINGVVNTD